Proteins from one Deinococcus actinosclerus genomic window:
- a CDS encoding DUF4139 domain-containing protein: MKNSLSVALATAAALALGTASAADLRIYPSFSEVREPVTADTTTLRLNLPLDTWQNILSGSLDLEGLSFTQAIQKQEANWLSSLEGQTVYLRRDGKTEPVTLIRARDLLVKDAQGRYFTARYEDLQFDAAPPANPQAPTQSVTYTLAQPGKGTLSYLTRAVTWTPRYTLKASSGGAQLSALADIRNTTEQAYDVQNTELYAGDVTIQNQQEAAYMMRGAAMDVAMPTAAPAPKIESQGELRGLYRYALTTPFQLPANSVTTLPFITPKLSTFERYAGLQTYFDTGTRDGNLNRSYRLTADQRLPAGPITVREDGRIVGQTSIPDTRQGGTVDFNLGEDPDLNYTRTVQQTAQTKNAQGNVTKTTYKVTYAFESSKDRAIRAEITERIGGRVIIIDTMAPVKNQGAANLKVDVPAKGKVSKSFTVVIDNS; this comes from the coding sequence ATGAAAAACAGCCTGTCAGTCGCCCTCGCGACCGCCGCCGCCCTCGCCCTCGGAACCGCCAGCGCCGCCGACTTGCGCATTTACCCCAGCTTCAGTGAGGTCCGTGAACCCGTCACCGCCGACACGACCACCCTCCGCCTGAACCTGCCCCTCGACACCTGGCAGAACATCCTGTCCGGCAGCCTCGACCTCGAAGGCCTGAGCTTCACGCAGGCCATCCAGAAACAGGAAGCGAACTGGCTCAGCAGCCTCGAAGGCCAGACCGTCTACCTGCGCCGCGACGGCAAGACCGAACCCGTCACCCTGATCCGCGCCCGCGACCTGCTCGTCAAGGACGCCCAGGGCCGGTACTTCACCGCCCGCTACGAAGACCTCCAGTTCGACGCTGCGCCCCCCGCCAACCCACAGGCCCCCACCCAGAGCGTCACCTACACCCTCGCGCAGCCCGGCAAGGGCACCCTGAGCTACCTCACCCGCGCCGTCACCTGGACGCCCCGCTACACCCTCAAGGCCAGCAGCGGCGGCGCGCAGCTGAGCGCCCTGGCCGACATCCGCAACACCACCGAACAGGCCTACGACGTCCAGAACACCGAACTCTACGCCGGGGACGTCACCATCCAGAACCAGCAGGAGGCCGCCTACATGATGCGCGGCGCCGCCATGGACGTCGCCATGCCCACCGCCGCCCCCGCACCCAAGATCGAAAGCCAGGGCGAACTGCGCGGCCTCTACCGCTACGCCCTCACCACCCCCTTCCAGCTTCCCGCCAACAGTGTCACCACCCTCCCCTTCATCACCCCCAAACTCAGCACCTTCGAGCGCTACGCCGGCCTCCAGACCTACTTCGACACCGGCACCCGCGACGGCAACCTCAACCGCTCCTACCGCCTGACAGCCGACCAGCGCCTCCCCGCCGGCCCCATCACTGTCCGCGAGGACGGCCGCATCGTCGGCCAGACCAGCATCCCCGACACCCGCCAGGGCGGCACCGTCGACTTCAACCTGGGCGAAGACCCCGACCTGAACTACACCCGCACCGTCCAGCAGACCGCCCAGACCAAAAACGCCCAGGGCAACGTCACCAAGACCACCTACAAGGTCACCTACGCCTTCGAAAGCAGCAAGGACCGCGCCATCCGCGCCGAGATCACCGAACGCATCGGCGGCCGCGTCATCATCATTGACACCATGGCCCCCGTCAAAAACCAGGGCGCCGCGAACCTGAAAGTCGACGTGCCCGCCAAGGGCAAGGTCAGCAAGAGCTTCACGGTCGTGATCGACAACAGCTGA
- a CDS encoding methylenetetrahydrofolate reductase → MTRVSVELVPRSRSGLRAEIAEVAGALSGVDTVNVPDLTRYSLRSWVGCGFARPGFAAIPHLRAVDFNPREPLPFLPLLEEHGLREVLVVTGDAPIDMSAKVYDQDAVDLIRRLNRDAPHLRVYAGLDPYRQSFVRERDYLERKLDAGASGFFTQPFFDRRLLDTWADLLPDGTDVWWGATSILTEASFNYWRARNHAVFPRTFTPTLDCNRAFARDLLTFAREREQHAYFMPVKVNVLEYLGGIL, encoded by the coding sequence ATGACCCGCGTCTCCGTCGAGCTGGTGCCCCGGTCCCGTTCCGGCCTGCGCGCGGAGATCGCGGAAGTCGCGGGCGCGCTGAGCGGTGTGGATACCGTGAACGTGCCGGACCTGACGCGGTACTCGCTGCGCTCCTGGGTGGGATGTGGGTTTGCCCGGCCGGGCTTCGCGGCGATTCCGCACCTGCGCGCCGTGGATTTCAACCCGCGTGAGCCGCTGCCGTTCCTGCCGCTGCTGGAGGAGCACGGCCTCCGTGAGGTGCTCGTCGTGACCGGGGACGCGCCGATCGACATGAGCGCGAAGGTGTACGACCAGGACGCCGTGGACCTGATCCGCCGCCTGAACCGCGACGCGCCGCACCTGCGCGTATATGCCGGGCTGGACCCGTACCGGCAGTCGTTCGTCCGCGAACGCGACTACCTGGAGCGCAAGCTGGACGCGGGCGCAAGCGGGTTCTTCACGCAGCCGTTCTTCGACCGGCGCCTGCTGGACACCTGGGCCGACCTCCTGCCGGACGGCACGGACGTGTGGTGGGGCGCGACGAGCATCCTCACGGAGGCCAGCTTCAACTACTGGCGCGCCCGGAACCACGCGGTGTTCCCCCGTACGTTCACGCCCACCCTGGACTGCAACCGCGCGTTCGCCCGTGACCTCCTGACCTTCGCCCGCGAACGGGAGCAGCACGCGTACTTCATGCCGGTGAAGGTGAACGTGCTGGAGTACCTGGGCGGCATTCTCTGA
- a CDS encoding ABC transporter permease, translating to MLQYITRRVLQFIPTFLLATLLAFLITQAAPGDFLSALKENPSVRPETIARLRERFGLDQPVLVQYFYWLKNMLFNGYLGESFQYHRPVTEIIAGPFLNSLILVAISTVLHFAVSIPIGVYSAMRPYSLGDRFFTTMAYLGLGVPSFFFGLLAIYAMLKLKQSFGWDLPLGGKSSSVLSPDIGEWRRFWDVFLHALVPSIILVLRGISSESRFIRGQMLEVINQDFIRTARAKGLADRKIVYKHAFRLAVIPTIAGLGGLLPALIGGAGFLEIVFNWPGLTPLQLTALNNQDLYILMAVTAIATILYMVGNLLADLLLATVDPRIRYS from the coding sequence GTGCTTCAATACATCACGCGGCGAGTGCTGCAATTCATTCCCACCTTTCTCCTGGCGACCCTGCTGGCGTTTCTGATCACGCAGGCTGCGCCAGGGGACTTCCTGTCGGCGCTGAAGGAGAACCCCAGCGTGCGCCCCGAGACGATCGCCCGGCTGCGTGAACGCTTCGGCCTGGATCAACCGGTGCTCGTGCAGTACTTCTACTGGCTGAAGAACATGCTCTTCAACGGGTACCTCGGTGAATCCTTCCAGTACCACCGGCCCGTGACCGAGATCATCGCCGGCCCCTTCCTGAACAGCCTGATCCTCGTGGCGATCAGCACTGTCCTGCACTTCGCGGTGTCCATTCCGATCGGTGTCTACAGCGCCATGCGGCCCTACAGCCTCGGAGACCGCTTCTTCACCACCATGGCCTACCTGGGTCTGGGCGTGCCGTCCTTCTTCTTCGGCCTGCTGGCCATCTACGCCATGCTGAAACTCAAGCAGAGCTTCGGCTGGGACCTCCCGCTGGGCGGCAAGTCGAGCTCGGTGCTCTCACCCGATATCGGCGAGTGGCGCCGCTTCTGGGACGTGTTCCTGCACGCGCTGGTGCCCAGCATCATCCTGGTGCTGCGCGGCATCAGCAGCGAAAGCCGCTTCATCCGCGGCCAGATGCTGGAAGTCATCAACCAGGACTTCATCCGCACCGCCCGCGCCAAGGGCCTCGCGGACCGCAAGATCGTGTACAAGCACGCCTTCCGTCTGGCTGTCATTCCCACCATCGCCGGTCTGGGCGGCCTGCTCCCGGCCCTGATCGGGGGCGCCGGCTTCCTGGAAATCGTGTTCAACTGGCCCGGCCTGACCCCGCTGCAGCTGACCGCCCTGAACAACCAGGATCTCTACATCCTGATGGCCGTCACGGCCATCGCCACGATCCTGTACATGGTCGGCAACCTGCTCGCCGACCTGCTGCTGGCCACTGTGGATCCGCGCATCCGGTACTCGTAA
- a CDS encoding ABC transporter ATP-binding protein, whose translation MTAVSNQTRRSMPATGDTLLDVQNLEKFFPIRGGLLSRVVGNVKAVNDVSFKIGRGEVVGLVGESGSGKTTAGRAILRLIEPTGGQVLFNGTDITKLSKGQMRDYRREMQIIFQDPFASLNPRMTVSDIIGEAMQIHNLHPGKQRVDRIAELLQKVGLRPEHMRRYPHEFSGGQRQRIGIARALAVDPAFIVADEPVSALDVSIQAQVVNLLQDLQEELGLTVLFIAHDLAVVEYICDRIIVMYLGRVMEIAPSRQLNRNPKHPYTEALLSAAPVPDPTVKRQRIILEGDIPSPINPPSGCVFRTRCRYAIADCANIVPELREVSPGHFKACIRDDIL comes from the coding sequence ATGACCGCCGTCAGCAACCAGACCCGCCGCAGCATGCCCGCCACGGGCGACACCCTGCTGGACGTTCAGAACCTCGAAAAATTCTTCCCGATCCGCGGCGGCCTGCTCTCGCGCGTCGTCGGCAACGTCAAGGCCGTCAACGACGTGTCCTTCAAGATCGGTCGCGGCGAAGTGGTCGGCCTGGTGGGCGAGTCCGGCTCCGGCAAGACCACCGCCGGGCGCGCCATCCTGCGCCTGATCGAACCCACCGGCGGGCAGGTGCTGTTCAACGGCACCGACATCACCAAGCTGTCCAAGGGGCAGATGCGTGACTACCGCCGCGAGATGCAGATCATCTTCCAGGATCCCTTCGCGAGCCTGAACCCCCGCATGACGGTGTCCGACATCATCGGGGAGGCCATGCAGATCCACAACTTGCACCCCGGCAAGCAGCGCGTCGACCGCATCGCCGAACTCCTGCAGAAAGTCGGCCTGCGCCCCGAGCACATGCGCCGCTACCCGCACGAGTTCTCCGGCGGGCAGCGCCAGCGCATCGGGATCGCCCGCGCCCTGGCCGTGGACCCCGCGTTCATCGTCGCCGACGAGCCCGTCTCGGCGCTGGACGTGTCCATCCAGGCGCAGGTCGTGAACCTGCTGCAGGACCTGCAGGAAGAACTGGGCCTGACCGTGCTGTTCATCGCGCACGACCTCGCAGTTGTCGAGTACATCTGCGACCGCATCATCGTGATGTACCTAGGCCGCGTGATGGAGATCGCGCCTAGCCGCCAGCTGAACCGCAACCCCAAGCACCCCTACACCGAGGCGCTCCTCTCGGCCGCGCCCGTGCCCGACCCCACCGTCAAGCGCCAGCGCATCATCCTGGAAGGCGACATTCCCAGCCCGATCAACCCGCCGTCGGGGTGCGTGTTCCGCACCCGCTGCCGCTACGCGATCGCCGACTGCGCGAACATCGTCCCCGAACTGCGCGAGGTGAGCCCCGGCCACTTCAAGGCCTGCATCCGCGACGACATCCTGTAA
- a CDS encoding ABC transporter permease: MTTTTPAATPQPKKSQSQWSIVRTQFFRNPLARVGMGLLAFLYLLALFAGFLAPYGLAEYSTSERISWAPPTTVHWRDANGKFGPYVYGLKRDIDMETFRDKYVEDTATVCPVKFFVRNPDIEGRSYKFLGFIPSNLKLFGVDAPCKLYLWGSDNYGRDQFSRIMYGSQISLTIGILAAVLSLGLGLVLGGMSGYFGGVTDTVIMRLVEVLNAIPELFLLILLRAMFPVNANPIVVFYIVVFLLAFVSWGGIARVVRGQILSGREQDYVQAARGLGASDSRIIGQHLLPNSATFIIVAMSLAIPSYILTESGLSFIGIGIVEPYASWGSLLSLAQAGGFETLDARPWVMLPGLFIVLAVLGWQFVGDGLRDAFDPRRRR, encoded by the coding sequence TTGACCACCACCACCCCCGCGGCCACGCCGCAACCCAAGAAAAGTCAGAGCCAGTGGAGCATCGTCCGCACCCAGTTCTTCCGTAACCCCCTGGCGCGCGTCGGCATGGGGCTGCTGGCCTTCCTGTACCTGCTGGCCCTGTTCGCGGGCTTCCTCGCGCCCTACGGCCTGGCCGAGTACAGCACCAGCGAGCGCATCTCCTGGGCGCCGCCCACCACCGTGCACTGGCGTGACGCCAACGGCAAGTTCGGTCCCTACGTGTACGGCCTGAAACGCGACATCGACATGGAGACCTTCCGGGACAAGTACGTCGAGGACACCGCCACGGTCTGCCCCGTGAAGTTCTTCGTGCGGAACCCCGATATTGAGGGCCGCAGCTACAAGTTCCTGGGCTTCATTCCCAGCAACCTGAAACTCTTCGGCGTGGACGCCCCCTGCAAGCTGTACCTGTGGGGCAGCGACAACTACGGCCGCGACCAGTTCTCGCGCATCATGTACGGCTCGCAGATCAGCCTGACCATCGGCATCCTGGCCGCCGTGCTGTCGCTGGGCCTGGGCCTCGTCCTGGGCGGGATGTCCGGGTATTTCGGCGGCGTGACCGACACGGTCATCATGCGACTGGTCGAGGTGCTCAACGCCATCCCTGAACTCTTCCTCCTGATCCTGCTGCGCGCCATGTTCCCCGTGAACGCCAACCCCATCGTGGTGTTCTACATCGTGGTCTTCCTGCTGGCCTTCGTCTCGTGGGGCGGGATCGCCCGCGTCGTGCGCGGCCAGATCCTCTCCGGCCGCGAGCAGGACTACGTGCAGGCCGCGCGGGGCCTCGGCGCGTCCGACAGCCGCATCATCGGCCAGCACCTGCTGCCCAACAGCGCCACGTTCATCATCGTGGCCATGTCCCTGGCCATCCCCAGTTACATCCTCACCGAAAGCGGCCTGAGCTTCATCGGGATCGGCATCGTCGAACCCTACGCCTCGTGGGGCAGCCTGCTGTCGCTGGCCCAGGCCGGCGGGTTCGAGACGCTCGACGCGCGCCCCTGGGTGATGCTGCCGGGGCTGTTCATCGTGCTGGCCGTCCTGGGCTGGCAGTTCGTCGGCGACGGTCTGCGCGACGCGTTCGACCCACGCAGACGCCGCTGA
- the metH gene encoding methionine synthase encodes MSTDIRAEARKRILILDGAWGTQLQGAGLTEADFRWDGADPLRMYRGNFDLLQLTRPDVIRAVHRAYFEAGADIASTNTFNSTTISQADYGTESMAREMNVQGARLAREVADEFTARDGRPRWVAGSIGPTNRTATLSPDVERPEFRNVTHDDLVAAYTEAAEGLIEGGADLLLLETVFDTLNAKAALFACEEAFARTGVQLPVMLSGTITDASGRTLSGQTPEAFAISTSHANLFSLGLNCALGADLLRPHLREIAANTDALVSVHPNAGLPNAFGEYDETPEHTASVLADFAREGLVNIVGGCCGTTPEHIRAVADAVREITPRTAPEQPAVLRLSGLEPLNVTPELNFVNVGERTNVTGSPKFAKAILAGDFDAGLKIARQQVENGAQIVDVNFDEGMLDGEAAMVKFLNLLAGEPDISRVPLMLDSSKWEILEAGLKRVQGKAVVNSISLKDGEAKFLERARLLRRYGAAAVVMAFDEQGQADNLERRKEITARAYRLLTEEVGFPAQDIIFDPNVLTVATGIEEHDRYAIDFIEATRWIKANLPGALVSGGISNVSFSFRGNNHVREAMHAVFLYHGVRAGLDMGIVNAGMLAVYEDIEPELRDAVEDVILARRPDATERLLELADRYKGVKREVGAGSPWRDLPVQERLKHALVQGIADFVDQDAEEAYQELGSPLKVIEGPLMDGMNVVGDLFGAGKMFLPQVVKSARVMKRAVAYLTPYMEAEKQEAGGKGKVLLATVKGDVHDIGKNIVGVVLACNGYQVTDLGVMVPTEKILDEAERIGADVIGLSGLITPSLDEMVTVAREMTRRGLTLPLLIGGATTSRAHTAVKIDPAYPGAVVHVLDASRAVTTTADLLADPAGMQDRVRAEYDALRERHGERQVRLIPIEDARARAPQVSPIPAPAPREPGRQVIEQPVAELLDFIDWTPFFIAWEMKGIYPNILTDPLRGEEARKLFADAQALLRRVIDEKLLTARGVIGLWPATRDGDDIAVQVTPDVTPGDTLDHHTHELAAGREELPGVVHLHTLRQQRDQTTPNAALADFILPDGDHIGAFAVAIHGAEELAAAFEAQHDDYNAILVKAIADRLAEAFAEKLHRDVRVRHWGYAPGETLGNDDLIRERYQGIRPAPGYPAQPDHTEKRTLFTLLNAEEVGLHLTESCAMTPAAAVSGLYFAHPEARYLAVGRIGRDQVEDYARRKGQSVEETERWLGPILAYDAGAADGGRQMADGRAAPSTIDLQPSAAAGGRP; translated from the coding sequence ATGAGTACCGATATCCGCGCCGAGGCGCGCAAGAGAATCCTGATCCTGGACGGCGCGTGGGGCACGCAACTCCAGGGGGCCGGACTGACCGAGGCCGACTTCCGCTGGGACGGCGCCGATCCCCTGCGGATGTACCGGGGCAACTTCGACCTGCTGCAACTGACCAGGCCCGATGTGATCCGCGCCGTGCACCGCGCGTACTTCGAGGCCGGGGCGGATATCGCCAGCACGAACACCTTCAACTCCACGACGATCAGTCAGGCGGACTACGGCACGGAAAGCATGGCGCGCGAGATGAACGTGCAGGGCGCCCGGCTGGCGCGCGAGGTCGCCGACGAGTTCACCGCCCGTGACGGCCGGCCGCGCTGGGTGGCGGGGAGCATCGGCCCGACGAACCGCACGGCGACCCTCTCGCCGGACGTGGAACGCCCGGAATTCCGCAACGTCACGCATGACGATCTGGTGGCCGCGTACACCGAGGCCGCCGAGGGCCTGATCGAGGGCGGCGCCGACCTGCTGCTGCTGGAGACGGTGTTCGACACCCTGAACGCCAAGGCGGCGCTGTTCGCCTGCGAGGAAGCGTTCGCCCGCACCGGGGTTCAGTTGCCGGTCATGCTGTCCGGCACGATCACGGACGCGTCGGGCCGCACGCTGAGCGGGCAGACGCCGGAAGCGTTCGCGATCAGCACCAGTCACGCGAACCTGTTCAGCCTGGGCCTGAACTGCGCGCTGGGCGCGGACCTGCTGCGCCCGCACCTGCGCGAGATCGCCGCGAACACGGACGCGCTGGTGTCCGTCCACCCGAACGCCGGTCTGCCGAACGCCTTCGGGGAGTACGACGAGACGCCCGAGCACACCGCGAGCGTGCTGGCCGACTTCGCCCGCGAGGGTCTCGTGAACATCGTGGGCGGCTGCTGCGGGACCACGCCCGAGCACATCCGCGCGGTTGCCGACGCGGTGCGCGAGATCACGCCGCGCACCGCGCCCGAACAGCCTGCCGTGCTGCGCCTGAGTGGCCTGGAACCGCTGAACGTCACGCCGGAACTGAACTTCGTGAACGTCGGCGAGCGCACCAACGTGACCGGCAGCCCCAAATTCGCCAAGGCGATCCTGGCGGGCGATTTCGACGCGGGCCTGAAGATCGCGCGGCAGCAGGTCGAGAACGGCGCTCAGATCGTGGACGTGAACTTCGACGAGGGCATGCTCGACGGCGAGGCCGCCATGGTCAAGTTCCTGAACCTGCTCGCCGGGGAACCCGACATCAGCCGCGTGCCGCTGATGCTCGACAGCTCCAAGTGGGAGATTCTGGAAGCGGGCCTCAAGCGCGTGCAGGGCAAGGCGGTCGTGAACTCGATCAGCCTCAAGGACGGCGAGGCGAAGTTCCTGGAACGCGCCCGCCTCCTGCGCCGCTACGGGGCGGCGGCGGTCGTCATGGCCTTCGACGAGCAGGGGCAGGCGGACAATCTGGAGCGGCGCAAGGAGATCACAGCCCGCGCCTACCGCCTGCTGACCGAGGAGGTGGGGTTCCCGGCGCAGGACATCATCTTCGACCCGAACGTGCTGACGGTCGCGACCGGCATCGAGGAGCACGACCGCTACGCCATCGACTTCATCGAGGCGACCCGCTGGATCAAGGCGAACCTGCCGGGCGCGCTCGTGTCGGGCGGGATCAGCAACGTGTCGTTCTCGTTCCGGGGCAACAACCACGTGCGCGAGGCGATGCACGCGGTGTTCCTGTACCACGGGGTCCGCGCGGGGCTGGACATGGGCATCGTGAACGCCGGGATGCTCGCCGTGTACGAGGACATCGAACCCGAACTGCGGGACGCGGTGGAGGACGTGATCCTGGCCCGCCGCCCCGACGCCACCGAGCGGCTGCTGGAACTCGCCGACCGCTACAAGGGCGTGAAGCGCGAGGTCGGCGCGGGCAGCCCGTGGCGGGACCTGCCGGTGCAGGAGCGCCTGAAGCACGCGCTCGTGCAGGGCATCGCGGACTTCGTCGATCAGGACGCCGAGGAGGCGTACCAGGAACTCGGGTCGCCGCTGAAGGTCATCGAGGGACCGCTGATGGACGGCATGAACGTCGTCGGCGACCTGTTCGGCGCCGGGAAGATGTTCCTCCCGCAGGTCGTGAAGTCCGCCCGCGTGATGAAACGCGCCGTGGCGTACCTCACGCCGTACATGGAGGCCGAGAAGCAGGAGGCCGGCGGCAAGGGGAAGGTACTGCTGGCGACCGTGAAGGGCGACGTGCACGACATCGGCAAGAACATCGTCGGGGTGGTGCTGGCCTGCAACGGGTATCAGGTCACCGACCTGGGCGTGATGGTCCCCACCGAGAAGATCCTCGACGAGGCCGAGCGGATCGGCGCGGACGTCATCGGCCTGAGCGGCCTGATCACCCCCAGTCTGGACGAGATGGTCACCGTGGCCCGCGAGATGACCCGCCGCGGCCTGACCCTGCCCCTCCTGATCGGCGGGGCGACCACCAGCCGCGCGCACACCGCCGTGAAGATCGACCCCGCCTACCCGGGGGCGGTGGTGCACGTGCTGGACGCCAGCCGCGCCGTGACGACCACCGCCGACCTGCTGGCCGACCCGGCGGGCATGCAGGACCGCGTCCGCGCCGAGTACGACGCGCTGCGCGAGCGGCACGGCGAGCGGCAGGTGCGCCTGATTCCCATCGAGGACGCCCGCGCCCGCGCGCCGCAGGTCTCCCCCATCCCCGCGCCCGCCCCGCGCGAACCGGGCCGTCAGGTCATCGAGCAGCCCGTCGCGGAGCTGCTGGACTTCATCGACTGGACGCCGTTCTTCATCGCCTGGGAGATGAAGGGCATCTACCCGAACATCCTCACCGACCCCCTGCGCGGCGAGGAAGCCCGCAAACTCTTCGCCGACGCGCAGGCCCTCCTGCGCCGGGTGATTGACGAGAAGCTCCTGACCGCGCGGGGCGTGATCGGCTTGTGGCCCGCCACGCGCGACGGCGACGACATCGCCGTGCAGGTCACCCCCGACGTGACCCCCGGCGATACCCTCGACCACCACACGCACGAACTGGCCGCCGGACGCGAGGAGCTGCCCGGCGTGGTGCATCTCCACACCCTGCGCCAGCAGCGCGACCAGACCACGCCGAACGCGGCGCTCGCAGACTTCATCCTGCCGGACGGGGATCACATCGGGGCGTTCGCGGTGGCGATTCACGGCGCAGAAGAACTCGCGGCCGCGTTTGAGGCGCAGCACGACGATTACAACGCCATTCTGGTCAAGGCGATCGCGGACCGGCTGGCCGAGGCCTTCGCCGAGAAACTCCACCGGGACGTCCGTGTGCGGCACTGGGGCTACGCGCCCGGGGAAACGCTGGGCAACGATGACCTGATCCGCGAACGCTACCAGGGCATCCGCCCCGCGCCCGGCTACCCCGCGCAGCCCGACCACACCGAGAAACGCACACTGTTCACCCTGCTGAACGCCGAGGAGGTCGGCCTGCATCTGACCGAGTCGTGCGCCATGACGCCCGCTGCCGCCGTGTCCGGGCTGTATTTCGCGCACCCGGAAGCGCGGTACCTCGCCGTGGGCCGCATCGGCCGCGACCAGGTGGAGGACTACGCCCGGCGCAAGGGCCAGAGCGTCGAGGAAACCGAACGCTGGCTCGGACCGATCCTCGCGTATGACGCGGGAGCGGCAGATGGCGGAAGGCAGATGGCAGATGGCAGGGCCGCGCCTTCGACCATCGACCTTCAGCCTTCTGCGGCGGCCGGTGGCCGCCCATGA
- a CDS encoding ABC transporter substrate-binding protein produces MKKALFLMTALALTSAASAAPFVYPASWTSNKASDVKTGGTLRTVNLQDFKTLNPFVTAESPSLVGSGGTLNAGSLLTQDPITDDYIPYMAEKYTQSADKRTFTFDIRSGMKWSDGKPITADDWITSYTLHSNKDIGSNSYDSFFINDQPIKVSKVDNNTIRVVFPKPDVTALEFLTGFEPEPTHVFMPVFKAKGAQGIKDMWTISTSPSDIVTSGPFMLDRYVRGERALLKKNPYFGEWNKDSAGKSLPYMDGVQINIVADANAQLTQFLAGNADVYSPGNRDQLAQVKAAIDGKKIDANLIANASARASSDFMVFNMDDSATFKTKLFSNVKFRQAMSMLINRDAMVDLTLGGLGQPTYTGVYPVYKDWIPSGLDKYKFNPTAAAKLLAEIGFTKKGADGILVDKAGNKAEFTLITNAENTRRQGFAKIVQDEAKKVGVKVNTSFIAFNQMTALLDARDNFGRRNFDAIIIGLTGGGKVFPVSGPNVIECKDLPEGGNLHMFNQSSKCRFPFETQTINLYWKGRAEFNLAARKAIAGQIQKIEADNQPYIQLAAQTVHFSWTNRTQGELPRAAVNSLNASTLFGPRLLEMTWINR; encoded by the coding sequence ATGAAAAAAGCCCTGTTCCTGATGACCGCCCTGGCCCTGACCTCGGCCGCGTCTGCCGCGCCCTTCGTGTACCCCGCCAGCTGGACGAGCAACAAGGCCAGCGACGTCAAGACCGGCGGCACGCTGCGCACCGTCAACCTTCAGGACTTCAAGACCCTGAACCCCTTCGTCACGGCCGAGAGCCCCAGCCTGGTCGGCTCGGGCGGCACCCTCAACGCGGGCTCGCTCCTGACCCAGGACCCCATCACCGACGACTACATCCCCTACATGGCGGAGAAGTACACCCAGTCGGCCGACAAGCGCACCTTTACCTTCGACATCCGCAGCGGCATGAAGTGGAGCGACGGCAAGCCGATCACCGCTGACGACTGGATCACCAGCTACACCCTGCACAGCAACAAGGACATCGGCAGCAACAGCTACGACTCCTTCTTCATCAACGACCAGCCCATCAAGGTCAGCAAGGTCGACAACAACACCATCCGCGTGGTGTTCCCCAAGCCCGACGTCACCGCGCTGGAATTCCTGACCGGCTTCGAACCCGAACCCACCCACGTGTTCATGCCCGTCTTCAAGGCCAAGGGTGCCCAGGGCATCAAGGACATGTGGACGATCAGCACCAGCCCCTCCGACATCGTCACCAGCGGGCCCTTCATGCTCGACCGCTACGTCCGCGGTGAACGCGCCCTGCTGAAGAAGAACCCCTACTTCGGCGAGTGGAACAAGGACAGCGCCGGCAAGAGCCTGCCCTACATGGACGGCGTCCAGATCAACATCGTGGCCGACGCCAACGCCCAGCTGACCCAGTTCCTGGCCGGCAACGCCGACGTGTACAGCCCCGGCAACCGCGACCAGCTCGCCCAGGTGAAGGCCGCCATCGACGGCAAGAAGATCGACGCCAACCTGATCGCCAACGCCAGCGCCCGCGCCAGCAGCGACTTCATGGTCTTCAACATGGACGACAGCGCCACCTTCAAGACCAAGCTGTTCAGCAACGTCAAGTTCCGCCAGGCCATGAGCATGCTCATCAACCGTGACGCCATGGTCGACCTGACCCTCGGCGGCCTGGGCCAGCCCACCTACACCGGTGTGTACCCCGTGTACAAGGACTGGATCCCCAGCGGCCTGGACAAGTACAAGTTCAACCCCACCGCCGCCGCCAAGCTCCTCGCGGAAATCGGCTTCACCAAGAAGGGCGCCGACGGCATCCTGGTCGACAAGGCCGGCAACAAGGCCGAATTCACCCTGATCACCAACGCGGAGAACACCCGCCGTCAGGGCTTCGCCAAGATCGTCCAGGACGAGGCCAAGAAGGTCGGCGTGAAGGTCAACACCAGCTTCATCGCCTTCAACCAGATGACCGCCCTGCTCGACGCCCGCGACAACTTCGGTCGCCGGAACTTCGACGCGATCATCATCGGCCTGACGGGCGGCGGCAAGGTCTTCCCCGTGTCCGGCCCCAACGTCATCGAGTGCAAGGACCTGCCCGAAGGCGGCAACCTGCACATGTTCAACCAGAGCAGCAAGTGCCGCTTCCCCTTCGAGACCCAGACCATCAACCTGTACTGGAAGGGCCGCGCCGAGTTCAACCTGGCCGCCCGGAAGGCCATTGCCGGCCAGATCCAGAAGATCGAAGCCGACAACCAGCCCTACATCCAGCTCGCCGCGCAGACCGTGCACTTCAGCTGGACGAACCGCACCCAGGGCGAACTGCCCCGCGCCGCCGTGAACTCCCTGAACGCCAGCACCCTGTTCGGGCCGCGCCTGCTGGAAATGACCTGGATCAACCGCTGA